The segment CTCCGACCCGGCCCGTCGGTGCCGGGCGCCCGATCCGCACACGTGTGGCGGTTGTGGCCCTCGATCGTGACGTCCGGGGGCAACATCCCGGACACGTGTGGCGGTCGTGGCCCGTACGAGATCGGCGAGCGTCCGCTCACATCGTCGCGGCGACGGCCCGGAGCGCGGCGAGGTCCGCCCGGTCCTTCTCGCCGCCCGCGTCGTCGGGCCGCGGGACGCCCTTGCCCTCGAGCATCTTCTCCAGCGTCAGCACGCGGACCCGGAGGTGGCCGAGCGGGCGGCGGACGTGGTCCAGCGGTCCGGTGGACAGCACGATCGGCTGTCCCGGCACGGGTACGACGACCCGGCCCTGGTCGTCGGTCTCGACGAACGTCAGCTGCAGGGCGTACCCGTCCCCGGCGTACTCGGTGCCGACCAGGTCGTCGTCACGGGGCGTGTGGACCCAGCCGGCCGCGGTGAGCGCTGCGTCGACCCCGGCCTCGTCAGCGCGCTGGACGAGGACGTCGATGTCCTCGTGCGCGCGGGTGACGCGACCGACCCACAGGTCCACGGCCCACCCGCCGAAGAACCAGTGCTCGAGGCCGGCCGAGTCCAGGGCGTCGGCGGCGCCGGCGAGCGCAGCCGTTTGCGGCGTCAGCTCCAGCGACGGCTCACCCATCCGTGTCCCGCTTCCTCGGTCCGTGTCTTCGGCCAGAGTCCTCCGCGCCACGAGGCGCTGGCAAGGGGGCGGACCGCCGGTCCGGACCGGGAGGACGTCAGCCGCGCAGACGCACGGACAGGCAGGTGACGCAGCCCTCGAGCTTCTCGTACTCGGTGACGTCGACGGCCACCACGCGCAGTCCGCGCTCCTCGTACAGGGCACGCGTCCGGGGGGCAGCCGAGGACATCAGCACGGTCGCCTCGTCGAGCAGCACGACGTGCGAGCCCGGCTCCTCCGGGACGGCGAGGAACGAGTCCCACACGGACGGGTCGTCGACGACCTCGTCCCACCCGACGACGGTGCCGTCGGGCAGCGCGGTGACCGCCGACTTGAGGTGCAGCGCCTTGGTCAGGGGGACGGCCACCACGGAGGCGCCGAGCGGTGCGAGGTGCGCGGCGAGCTGGTCGATGCCGGCCTGGTTGGTGCGTCCGCCGAGACCGACCCAGACCGTGCCGTCGTGCTTGAGGACGTCCCCGCCGTCCAGGGTGCCGGGCGACTCGATGCGGGCGATCCGGAAGCCCAGGTCGCGCAGCGTCTGCTCGGTGCCCTCGACCTCGGCCTTGCGCTCGTCCGCGCCGGGGCGCGTGAGGACGGCGAGGTCGCCGTACATCACCACGGTGTCCTCGACGAAGACCGAGTCGGGGCAGTCCGGTGCCGGCGGGACCTCGATCGTCTCCCAGCCCTCGGCCTGCAGCGCGGCGACGTACGCCTCCCACTGGCGCTGCGCGAGGTCGACGTCGACCGGGACGCGGTCGAGGTGGGTCAGCAGGCCTTCGGCGAGGCGGGGGCTGGGGCGGCGGACGAGGGCGCGACGGTTCACCCGCAGATCCTCCCAGCCCCGTGCGGGACGGTCGACGTCAGTCGCGCGGGTCCTGCAGCCGGGCCACGACCTCGCGCCGCAGGACCTTGCCCATCGGGTTGGTCGGCAGCTCCTCGACGAACACCACCCGGCGCGGCACCTTGTAGGGCGTGAGTCCCTGCCGGGTGTGCGCCCGCAGCTCGTCCGGCTGCACCGGTACGCCCTCCACGAGCACGACCGCGGCGACGACCTCCTCGCCGCCGTCCTCGTGCGGCAGGCCGACGACCGCCACGTCCACGACCCCGGCGTGCGTGCGGAGCACGGCCTCCACCTCGGACGGGTAGACGTTGAACCCTCCGGTGATGATGACCTCCTTGATCCGGTCCACGATCGTCAGGAACCCGTCGGGCGACATGGTCACCACGTCGCCGGTGCGGAACCACCCGTCGTGGAACGCGGCCGCGGTCTCGTCCGGCAGGCCGCGATACCCCGCGAAGACCTGCGGGCCCCGCACCAGCAGCTCGCCGCGCTCGCCCTGCGGCACCGCGCGGTCGAGGTCGTCCGGGTCAGCGATGCGGATCTCCACGTCGGGGAACGGCACCCCGATCGCACCCGGCCGGCGCGCGCCGGTCATCGGGTTGCCGACGATCACCGGTGACGTCTCGGTGAGGCCGTAGCCCTCCACGAGCAGCCCGCCCGTGACGGCCTCCCACCGCTCGACGAGCGGAGCGGGCAGGGGCATCGCCCCCGAGAGGCCGTAGCGGATGCCCTTGATCGAGACGTTGCGGCGCTGCGACTCGTCGACGATGCGCTGGTAGAGCGGCGGCACCGCCGGCACGAAGCTCGGCACCTCACGTGCGACGGCGTCCATGATCAGGCCGATCTCGGGCTTGGGCAGCAGCACCAGCTTGGCGGCGAGGGCCACGCCGAGCAGCACGCTCACCGTCACGCCGTAGGCGTGGAACAACGGCAGCGCCACCAGGAAGGACTCCTCGCCCTCCTTCAGTCCCGGTACCCAGGCGCGACC is part of the Nocardioides cavernae genome and harbors:
- a CDS encoding nucleotidyltransferase domain-containing protein encodes the protein MGEPSLELTPQTAALAGAADALDSAGLEHWFFGGWAVDLWVGRVTRAHEDIDVLVQRADEAGVDAALTAAGWVHTPRDDDLVGTEYAGDGYALQLTFVETDDQGRVVVPVPGQPIVLSTGPLDHVRRPLGHLRVRVLTLEKMLEGKGVPRPDDAGGEKDRADLAALRAVAATM
- the ddaH gene encoding dimethylargininase; the protein is MNRRALVRRPSPRLAEGLLTHLDRVPVDVDLAQRQWEAYVAALQAEGWETIEVPPAPDCPDSVFVEDTVVMYGDLAVLTRPGADERKAEVEGTEQTLRDLGFRIARIESPGTLDGGDVLKHDGTVWVGLGGRTNQAGIDQLAAHLAPLGASVVAVPLTKALHLKSAVTALPDGTVVGWDEVVDDPSVWDSFLAVPEEPGSHVVLLDEATVLMSSAAPRTRALYEERGLRVVAVDVTEYEKLEGCVTCLSVRLRG
- a CDS encoding long-chain-fatty-acid--CoA ligase; its protein translation is MRNTVPAQQPPWADSYAPGVPLHLDYGDTTVLDLWDDAVRHHPDRPAVDFLGRVSTYAEVDQEVRRVAGGLHALGVRPSDNVALVMPNCPQNVITFFAVLRLGAAVVEHNPLYTAAELRRPFVDHGARVAIVWDKVVPVVEELVAGSALEHVVAVDMTTRLPWRKRLALRLPIAKARAAREQLTAPAPQAVQWADLASAAPLDDSHPRPHRDDVALLLYTSGTTGVPKGVPLLHRNLVANVMQGRAWVPGLKEGEESFLVALPLFHAYGVTVSVLLGVALAAKLVLLPKPEIGLIMDAVAREVPSFVPAVPPLYQRIVDESQRRNVSIKGIRYGLSGAMPLPAPLVERWEAVTGGLLVEGYGLTETSPVIVGNPMTGARRPGAIGVPFPDVEIRIADPDDLDRAVPQGERGELLVRGPQVFAGYRGLPDETAAAFHDGWFRTGDVVTMSPDGFLTIVDRIKEVIITGGFNVYPSEVEAVLRTHAGVVDVAVVGLPHEDGGEEVVAAVVLVEGVPVQPDELRAHTRQGLTPYKVPRRVVFVEELPTNPMGKVLRREVVARLQDPRD